A window of the SAR324 cluster bacterium genome harbors these coding sequences:
- the dnaA gene encoding chromosomal replication initiator protein DnaA encodes MDFNQQWTVFKKNIRELLRPEEYEGWLEAIQIVELEHGRAVIAGIPHPVFQYDIKKNYDVLFRKVLGDLFPEKAPFYKKNVEYHVGEYQFKTRKTSEKQTLNQLSLFDESSTAVPEVSEKAGKEVSRPVNKVVRLRQKPVFDPKYIFSSFVVGSSNRLAYKAASMIAQTPGVCYNPFVITGTLSTGKTFLLQSIGQAIEENYPGLQIAYITAESFLNDFLYHLKHGMSAFRQKYREADVFLLDDLHILAGARECQKELLNTITTLLQMDKQIVMTSQQQLHDIKTLDPTLRSRLEGGLTVEVMMPDVETRMAILDSKAAQRQMNLPPQVTRFMAEYIYSDVRKLEGALTRLGAYASLAAEEISLDFAFATLENFLDRTPTGYDLSNIPQVSTEKILERICNMFQVTQTEVLSKKRERRIVLARSILMYMLKELTTLSLKDIGAKIGGRSHSAVHNAIRHLKAQMLKDEFFQRQIHNLIREFSQTQLPEKIIPSKKQSRL; translated from the coding sequence ATTGTAGAACTGGAACATGGGCGTGCGGTGATCGCAGGCATTCCGCATCCTGTCTTTCAATATGATATCAAGAAGAATTACGATGTTCTTTTCCGCAAAGTTCTGGGAGACCTCTTTCCCGAAAAAGCACCTTTTTATAAAAAAAATGTAGAATATCATGTGGGTGAATATCAATTCAAAACCAGGAAAACTTCTGAGAAGCAGACATTGAATCAGCTTTCTCTGTTTGATGAATCATCCACAGCCGTCCCTGAAGTGTCTGAAAAGGCAGGAAAAGAGGTGTCCCGCCCGGTGAACAAAGTGGTGAGGTTACGCCAAAAACCTGTGTTTGATCCGAAATATATTTTCAGCTCTTTTGTGGTTGGATCCAGCAATCGTCTGGCCTATAAAGCGGCTTCCATGATCGCGCAGACACCTGGAGTGTGCTACAATCCTTTTGTGATTACTGGCACGTTGAGTACCGGCAAGACCTTTTTGCTGCAATCCATTGGTCAGGCCATTGAAGAAAATTATCCCGGATTGCAGATTGCCTACATCACGGCTGAGTCGTTCCTCAATGATTTTCTCTATCATTTAAAACATGGTATGTCCGCGTTTCGACAAAAATATCGGGAAGCCGATGTGTTTTTGCTTGATGATCTGCATATATTGGCTGGCGCCAGGGAGTGTCAGAAAGAATTATTGAATACCATCACGACACTCCTTCAGATGGATAAGCAGATTGTGATGACCAGCCAACAGCAACTACATGACATCAAAACCCTTGACCCGACACTCCGCTCCAGACTTGAAGGCGGTCTTACGGTTGAGGTAATGATGCCTGATGTTGAGACAAGAATGGCGATTCTTGACAGCAAAGCAGCCCAGCGCCAAATGAATTTGCCACCACAGGTCACACGCTTCATGGCCGAATATATTTATAGTGATGTACGAAAACTGGAAGGTGCGTTGACACGGCTTGGAGCCTACGCGTCTTTGGCCGCAGAAGAAATTTCACTGGATTTTGCGTTTGCCACTCTGGAAAATTTTTTGGATAGAACCCCGACGGGATATGATCTTTCCAACATTCCACAGGTTTCTACCGAAAAGATTCTGGAGCGGATCTGCAATATGTTTCAAGTGACACAGACAGAAGTTCTGTCTAAAAAAAGAGAACGGCGTATTGTCCTGGCAAGATCTATTCTGATGTACATGCTTAAAGAATTGACGACCCTTTCACTCAAGGATATTGGTGCCAAAATTGGGGGCAGAAGTCATTCCGCTGTTCATAATGCCATTCGGCATCTCAAAGCCCAAATGTTAAAAGATGAATTTTTTCAGCGTCAGATTCATAATCTGATCCGCGAATTTAGCCAGACCCAACTTCCAGAAAAAATCATCCCCAGCAAAAAACAATCCCGTCTTTAA